The following is a genomic window from Planctomycetia bacterium.
GCGAGCCGCGGGGGAAATCGCGGAGGTCCACGATCCTGCCGAGATCGTAGTGGCTCAGCACGATGGCCAGTTCCTGCTGATCGAAGATTGCCCGGGCTTCCGCCATGGCGGTAGTTTACGCGAGTCAATGATGGAGGTAACGGCCGGCGATTTGACGGATTTCCCGGCTCGCCGGATATTGCCGACGAACGGCGGATGCGATGGCGCACCCGCGGGAAAGGACACGGCGCATGGCGACGGAGATCATCGGGCTCATCGGCGGCACGGGCCTGGGTCATGCCCTGGCGGGCGAGATTCGGGGCGCGGCGGTGACGGTGGAGACCCCGTTCGGTCCGCCGAGCGCTCCGATCACGCGGGGGAAGTGGGAGGGTGTTGAGATCGCCTTCCTTCCGCGGCACGGTCCGAGCCACACCTTCGGGCCATCGGCGGTGCCTTATCGTTCCAATATCTATGCGCTGAAGTCGGTGGGCGTCACGCGGATCATCGCCAGTGGGGCGACCGGAAGTCTGCGCGAGGAGATTCGCCCGCGCGATCTGGTCATCGCGGACCAGGTCATCGACCGGACGTATCGGCGAAGCTCCAGCTTTTTCGACGAGCCGGGGATTGCGGCGCATGTTGAGTTCGCGGAGCCGTTTTGTCCGGCGATGCGGCGAATTCTCTTGGACAGCGGGGGGCAGGTGCAAACGACGTTGCACGACGGGGGGACTTATGTGTGCATGGAGGGGCCGGCGTTTTCGACGGTGGCCGAGAGCCGGATGCACCGCTCGTGGGGCGGCGACCTGATCGGCATGACCTGCATGCCGGAGGCGAAGCTCGCCCGGGAGGCGGAGATGTGCTACGCCCTGGTGGCGCTGCCGACCGATTACGACTGCTGGCGTCCTCACGACCCGGGGGCCGACCGAACCGCCCTGCTCAAGGAGATCATCCATAACGTCGAGGTCGCCACGGCGAACTCGGTACATCTCATTCGCGCCGCGCTTCGGCGATTCGTCGATCAAACTCCCGCGGCCTGCACCTGCCAGAGCGCTTTGGCGATGGCGGTCTGGACGAAGCACGAGGCCATAACGGCCGAGACCCGGCGGCGACTCGGACCGATCGCGGCGAAGTACTTCTCATGACACCATCGCCGCCTGAAACCACCGCCACCGCGCGCACGACCGCGCAGCATGTTCTTTTGTTCGTCGGCTCGCTTTCGTATGTTGGGTTCGTCCCCTTCGCGTCGGGCACGGTGGCGGTGGCCGTCGTCGGCGTGCCGCTGTATCTGCTGCTGGCGCTGTGGCTCAAGATCGGCGTCGGGGCGTACATCGGCTTCACGGTCGCGTTCACCGCCGTGAGCATATATGTCGCGGATCGCACCGACCGCATCCTCAACGAAAAGGACAGCAAGAAGAACGTCATCGACGAGATTCCCGGTTTTCTGGTAGCGATGATCGCCGTGCCATGCACCTGGCAGCTTGTCGCGGCGGCGTTTTTCCTCGAGCGGGCCATCGACATCGCCAAAATCTGGCCGGCGAACCTGATCGAGCGCAGGCTGCCCGGCGGATGGGGCGTGGTGCTCGACGACATCGTCGCGGGTTTGTACACGCTGGCGATCCTGCACGCGGCGGTCCGATTCGCACCGGGCTGGCTGGTGGGGCTCGGCTCGTAGGGCCCTTTCTGAGCGGGTTTTCGCGGCACATCCAAGGTGACATAAGGTGACACAAGCCTCTTGCGGATTGTGGTAACGCTTGTGGCGGGCGCGGGTTGGGGCGGTTCGCGTTTTGGGAGGTTTTGGGAGGAAACGTCGAAAAGTCGAAACGTCGAAACGTCGAAATTTTGAGCGGCGGCGGGGTTGCGCGGGGCATTCGAGAGGGTCCGGAAAAATGCAGAGGCGGCGGTACTGATTGCGTCGGCGATGGGTGTTGAATTTGATTGGGGGTCCGGATTTTCTGGTACCGCTTGCTGACGCGCGCGGCTCGGATTGGGGGGCCGGCGGGCGAGCAATATTGAAGGTGACACAGAGGCGCCAGAGGCCGTCCTGCGTGAATGCAAAGGCGGCGACACAAGGCGAAGCGTGGGCGGCTGGTTGACCGTCGCCAACCCACTTTGCTACGCCCCATAGGCAAGCCGGCAAGCCGCTTCGGGGCCCAGCGCGGGATGGGTGTAGGTCTTCGCATAGCAAAGGAGATACTTGATCAGCGCTCGCGCGGATTTTGGGGGAGGGGGCGGTGTTGATCGGCGAAATAAAAGCCCCCGGTCAATGACACCGGGGGCTCAGTGTGTCGGGGGTTGGGGTTTTGCGAATAGCGAGTCGCGCTACGCGGAAGAAAACCCTGGGTGAGTCACCGCGTCTTGTCGGGACAAAACCACCCGATTGCTCCTCTCGCCCGAGAGTTCACTCATCATCTATTCACGAACGGGTGCGGCGCGGCCGACGACCCATCTTTACCTGATAAACAAGCAGCGACAGAAGTAACACGGCCGTAGCCGGTTCGGGAATAGGCCCATAGGTCGGAGGTGAGACCACCGTGCCGTCGATGACCGATGCGAAGGACGTCGTGAATGCGGGGGCGTCCGTCTGCACGACCAGCAGGGCGCTGTTCGAGCCGGGCGAAATAAGGCCGGACCCAATCGGGAAGGAAATGAAACTGAAACCCACCACGTCGGCGGTCAGCCGGTCGACATACGCCGGCATAACCCCTCCCGGCGGCGCCTGGTAACTCGCATCGGTCAGGAAGCCCTGATACCCGTTGACAGTCAGGCGGGAGATCATGTTGACGCTGATGGCATCGGAGGCCAGCAGGTACGTGAAGGTGAGGCCGCCGAATGGATTGGACGGATCGCCGGCGATCACGGATGACGTCAGCGTTCCGCTGTAGTTAATGCTGGCGAAGGGCACGGGAACACCGCCGGCCACCAACACTCCGCCCGTCGGGTCCGGCTCCGCCGGCGCCGGGAACAGCAGTCCACCAACGCCCAAAGGCGCGGCGCCGGCCGTCACGGAAAACGAGAGCACGAGCGCAAGCGCAATCGCCGAGCACCGAACGGCGCCGACGCGCCCGAGCGCACAACGACTGATTGCTCTCGCCGCCATCGAATCGTGGAAGGACAACGGCTTTGAAAAAATGGACGGCGACGAATGTCGCCCCGATACAAGGCAACACGGATTGGCCCTTAGATACATGAGTGATCTCCCCTCCTTAAGGTGATCCCCGCCGCAGCGATTCGTGCGACGCGCACGTCTCTCCCCATGGCATTTCAATTCATACTACGAGTTCGACTACCGCGTTACTAGCTGACTATAGTGCTAGTACTGCCGAAAATCGGAATGTTCGCTACCAATTGTGACGATCAATCTCTTCGTTCGAAGCGCCCTACCAATCCATATAGATAGCCATCGATCCGCGCTATCGAGCTTGTATATCGGCGTCAAAACGACCACTGCAGGCTGCTGGAGGCGAATCGCCCTCTCTTTAGACAGCTAACAATTGTGTCAGAAAGGCGGCACCGGCAACGAGCCTGAAAAATCCAATGGGCGAATTCAATTTAGATACGACCAATAATTCGCGGCAATATCGGCGATCGCTCTTGTCACCGGTGGAACAGTCGCTTTACCGTGACCGAACAGCGTTATTTGCACGCGATCGCGTGCTTCCAGATGTGAAGGACCACATCCAGCTTATCGCTCGTGCCCGTCTTGCGGTGGAGGTTACGCAGGTGGAACCGGACGGTAGATATGGCAAGCTTTAGAGTGCGGGCGATCGTTTCATTTTTCAGGCCGCAGCAGATAAGGGTTACGATTTGGATCTCGCGCGGCGTGAGGTCAAAGCTGGCGGCGAAGCTGCAAATCGCCGGCTGTGCGCCTGGCGGCAGCCGGGCGCCATCATGGAGCCATCCGAAGTCGCCCATCGGAGGCAACCCCTTCGGCAATTGAGGACCGTTTGTCCTAAGACCTTCATTCATCCGTGTCACCCGGCCATGACAGGTTTCAACTGTATGCGCTGACCGGCGTCATGGCCGGTCAACTGAACGAATTCCGACGTTGTCCTCCCTCGCTGGATCGATCAGGATCAACTCGCCGTTGTCGAATTGTTCCTGCCGTCCTCACCATTCCCCGGGAAGCGCCGCGGCAGTCAGACTGCCGCGGCGAACCTCCCAAGGCCGAGAAAGGAGAAAATCGGATTCACTGGCGCACGTCGGTCTTATAGTTACAAGGTACGACCGCCGAGCGTCCTATCCTTTGCAGCGCAGGCACGAAGACTGCGCGTACGCACCGAAAAAACGATGAACTTCCGGCAGAGCGGGCCGGCGTTGCTTGCACCGGTTTGGCGCGGTTGCCATGAATCACGCCTGCATGGCGTCATGGCAAGCACGCGCAGCATCACTCGACCCCTCGGTCCCCTGGCCCTTCCTCTCTGGATGCATTCTCACCGGCGATTCGGGCTTGTTCACCGAGCTTATTTTGTGGGTGTCGCCCGACGGAAAAGACTGGTTCGAAAATCGGCACGCGCGCGTGCCCGCTAGAGAGCCTCCCTTGCTGCAAATTCGTAGTTGACCCATTTGGCGTTTTCGCGGACGGAAGCGACGCCAAACCACAATTGCAAGTCGCTGGTGCAATCTTCAACAAAAAGTCGGCGGGGCACAACCTATCGATCTCGATAGGCAGTGGAGAATGGGCCGCGTGGCGATGTTGTCAGCACGGCGCCCGATGCCGCAGGTAAGCCGCCCACCGGTGCTGGTTGTGTCGCTTTGTTCGGCCCAGCGGGGCATTAAGTTGAACTTCGCTTGATTGCCGGCCCGGTGACGTTGAACCTCCTTTTGAACGGCCCTGAACGCCCCCTATCAATATACACCTGGGAATAAACAATGAGAGTCTAAATCTGTGCCTTTTTGACCCGGGCGAAGGCACCGGCCTGGAAATCCTGCGGGGAAGGCCGTTGAAACGGCCTGAAGGCTATGACGGTGATGCGGAGCGCTCATGGCTTCGTTGTTGTCGCTTTGTTCGGTAGGTATATTGCCGGCGCATCTACGTCGTTCGGCGTCCAGAAGTCGTAACGCTTATCTTTTGAGAGGGTCCGGCCCTGCCGCGTAACGTCTATAGCGAGATTAATCTGCATATCACCTGGCACACTAAGGAGAGCCTGCGCGTGCTAGCCGATCAGATTGAGAACCGGGCGCACCACTACCTGCGGCATCGCATGTTGCAGACGCCGGAGGTGATCGTTCACGAGGTCGGCGGCGTCGAGGATCATGTTCACATCGCGGTGAGCGTGCCGTCGTCGCTGCTGATCAGCGAGTGGATCGGGGAACTCAAGGGGGCCAGCGCTCACTACATCAACAGCGAGATTGCCAATCGGAAGCTGCTGGCGTGGCAGGCGGGCTACGGCGTGGTCAGTTTCGGCACGAAGGATTTGCCGTGGGTGGCGGCGTACATTCGCAATCAGAAGGAGCACCACGCGCGGGGGACGACACAGGAGCGGCTGGAGAGAATCGATCGGTTCAACGGGTGAGGGGTGCGTTGCGAAAACCGATTCGGCGGAGCGTGGTGGAATGGCGGATTCGCGGGGTGGCGGATTTACGGAGTGGTGGAGTGGTGGAGATTTGGTGGTCGTCGGTTTGAATAGACCGTTGAAACGGCCTATGGCAGATTGCGCGTTGATGCAGCATTGTATAACAGGAAATGTTCCTTGCGATTCACGTCCGGCAGAGGCGCCGGACGCTACGCAGATGCGCAAGCCGCTTTAGCCCGATGAAACGGCCTGGGCACGATTAATTTGGAAATACGCCCGTTTACCACCGTGTTCTCTTCCCCGTTCGCGGAGTTTTCCCGAAGGGCATGGGTCTGTGTTTTCAGCCCCGTTCACGGGGCTTTCCCGAAGGGCTACTAGACCAGCCCTTTAGGGCTGGGCGACGGGTGCCGCGCTTGTTGCACTCACCCCCACCCCGGCCGCGTAGCGCCTGGGGTGAAATAGGGCGAGGGTCGGGCGGCTTTGTTGACCAGGGCTAAAGCCCTGGCCTAGCCCGAATATTTCATCAGGTCGGCGTTGAATAGGAATAGAAAAAGCCTCGAAGCCCTGTAGACTGGGGTTTCGTAAGAACATTCCGGTCCATAGGCAGGGAGGCTTTTTCGTGACAGACTGTAACAGCAAACCGATGTTCTTTTCCAGTCTCGGCCGCAAGAAAATCGTGGCCGATTTCACAGGCGGAACGCTCACCTCAGACGCCGGGGGTCTGCTGCTTCGGGAGGTCGAGCGGCGTCTGGGCCTGGTCGATCAACTGGCCGGGGTCATCAACGACCCGCGTGATCCGGCCTGAATTCAACATGACCAGCGGGTCATGCTGGCCGCCGCATCTTTGCCATTGCGATGGGCTACGAAGATCTCAACGACCATCAAGCCCTGCGGAGCGATCCCGTGCTGGCGGTCCTGACCGGCGGCCGCCGAGCG
Proteins encoded in this region:
- a CDS encoding phosphatidylglycerophosphatase A: MTPSPPETTATARTTAQHVLLFVGSLSYVGFVPFASGTVAVAVVGVPLYLLLALWLKIGVGAYIGFTVAFTAVSIYVADRTDRILNEKDSKKNVIDEIPGFLVAMIAVPCTWQLVAAAFFLERAIDIAKIWPANLIERRLPGGWGVVLDDIVAGLYTLAILHAAVRFAPGWLVGLGS
- the mtnP gene encoding S-methyl-5'-thioadenosine phosphorylase, with product MATEIIGLIGGTGLGHALAGEIRGAAVTVETPFGPPSAPITRGKWEGVEIAFLPRHGPSHTFGPSAVPYRSNIYALKSVGVTRIIASGATGSLREEIRPRDLVIADQVIDRTYRRSSSFFDEPGIAAHVEFAEPFCPAMRRILLDSGGQVQTTLHDGGTYVCMEGPAFSTVAESRMHRSWGGDLIGMTCMPEAKLAREAEMCYALVALPTDYDCWRPHDPGADRTALLKEIIHNVEVATANSVHLIRAALRRFVDQTPAACTCQSALAMAVWTKHEAITAETRRRLGPIAAKYFS
- the tnpA gene encoding IS200/IS605 family transposase, whose protein sequence is MPRNVYSEINLHITWHTKESLRVLADQIENRAHHYLRHRMLQTPEVIVHEVGGVEDHVHIAVSVPSSLLISEWIGELKGASAHYINSEIANRKLLAWQAGYGVVSFGTKDLPWVAAYIRNQKEHHARGTTQERLERIDRFNG
- a CDS encoding helix-turn-helix transcriptional regulator, yielding MGDFGWLHDGARLPPGAQPAICSFAASFDLTPREIQIVTLICCGLKNETIARTLKLAISTVRFHLRNLHRKTGTSDKLDVVLHIWKHAIACK